The [Clostridium] celerecrescens 18A genomic sequence AGACCGGCCAGAAAGTTTTACCTGGTCAGTCAGTTACAGTAAACGGACGCACCATTCACGCAGGAAAAGGAGATAATAGCCATAAGGAAGAACCGGTCCTTCTGGCAGTTCATAAACCCAAAGGCATTGTATGCACAACCTCGGATAAAGACCGTGCACCCAACATTGTGGATATGGTGGATTATCCAGTGAGAATTTACCCCATCGGCCGCCTGGACAAGGATTCCGAGGGGCTGATCCTCATGACCAACCAGGGCACTCTGGTGAATAAGATGATGCGCAGCGGAAATGCTCATGAAAAAGAATATCTTGTAAAGGTCAACCGTCCGATAACCGATGAATTTATCCGGAATATGAAAAAGGGAGTATTCCTGCCGGAGCTAAATGTGACCACCAGACCATGCGTTATAAAGAAAGCCGGTGAAAAAGCGTTCCGAATCATTTTGACCCAGGGGTTAAACCGCCAGATCCGCCGAATGTGCGGACAGCTGGGCTTTGAAGTACGGATGCTAAAACGATTACGAATAATGAATGTTGAACTGGGAGAGTTAAAGCCCGGAGCTTACCGGGAGCTTTCTAAAAGGGAGTACCACCAGATGAAAGAGGCCTTAAAAGGCTCGACGAATCGTTCCTATAAAGAACAGAAAAAGGAGATATCTGATGGACGCTAACATAAGCAGAATGAAAGAGTTGATTGCCGTCTTGACGGCAGCAGGAAAGGCTTACTATCAGGAGAGCCGGGAAATCATGAGCAATTTTGAGTATGACAGGCTTTATGATGAGTTAAAGGAGCTGGAAGAGGAGACTGGAATCATACTTTCCCAAAGTCCGACGCAGTATGTAGGATATCAGGCTTTAAGCGAGCTTCCCAAAGAGGCCCACGAAACCCCAATGCTTTCCCTTGATAAGACCAAGAGCACGGAGAGTCTGCAGGAGTGGCTGGGCGGCCAGACCGGAGTGCTGTCCTGGAAGCTTGACGGTCTGACCGTAGTTCTTTCCTATCACCATGGAACCCTTCAAAAGGCCGTGACCAGGGGAAACGGAGAGATCGGTGAAGTTATCACAAATAATGCAAAAGTATTTTCTAACATTCCTTTAAATATATCCCATCAGGGAGAGCTGGTTTTACGTGGAGAGGCAGTAATTAAGTATTCGGATTTTAACCGGATCAATGAAGAGATCGAGGAGGTTGCTGCCAAATACAAGAATCCAAGGAATTTATGCAGCGGATCCGTAAGGCAGTTAAATAACCAGATCACAGCTAAGAGAAATGTGAATTTTAAAGCATTTGGCCTGGTAACGGCAGAAGGCGTTGACTTTAAAAACTCCAGAAAAGAGCAGTTTGAATGGTTAAAGAGACAGGGCTTTGATGTGGTAGATTTTAAAATGGTGACCAAAGATACCCTGCCTGAGGCGGTAGAAGAGTTTTCCAAAGCCATTTCCAGCTATGATATTCCATCAGACGGCCTGGTGCTTTTGATAGATGATATCGCTTACGGAGAATCTCTTGGCCGTACATCCAAATTTCCCCGTAATGCCATTGCCTTTAAATGGGCCGATGAAATCAAGGAAACAAAACTTGATCACATCGAATGGAGCCCATCCAGAACCGGGCTCATTAACCCGGTGGCAATCTTTGACCCGGTGGAACTGGAAGGAACCACGGTGAGCCGGGCCAGCGTTCACAATCTAAGCATTATGGAGGCATTGGAGCTGGGAGAGGGAGATGAAATTACGGTTTATAAAGCTAATATGATCATTCCCCAGATTGCCGATAACCTGACAAGAAGCAAAAAAATACAGATCCCTGAACAATGTCCAGTCTGCGGCGGTAATACGGAGATCCGCAAGGTGAATGATGTCAAGAGTTTATACTGCACCAACCCGGACTGTCAGGCCAAACGGCTGAAAGGTTTTACCCTTTTTACGAGCAGGGATGCATTAAACATTGATGGATTATCAGAGGCGACTCTGGAAAAATTCATCGGAGCAGGGTTTATCCGGGAATATGCGGATATTTTCCATTTGGAACAGCATGAGGAAGTTATCACCCAGATGGAGGGATTTGGAAAAAAATCCTACGACAACCTGATAAGAGCCGTTAAAAAAGCTTCCCATACCACCCTTCCGAGGCTGATCTATGGTCTGGGGATCGCTGGAATCGGATTGGCTAATGCCAAGATGCTGTGCCAGGAATTCAAGTTTGATTTTGAGAAGATGCGTGCCGCTGGGGAAGAGGAGCTGACCGCAGTCCCGGGAATCGGCAAGGTGTTAGCGGATGCCTGGATCACTTATTTTAAGGAAGAAAAGAATAATGAGATGGTGAACCGCCTGATGTCTGAAGTAACCATTGAGAGCGATATGGAGGCCAGGGGGGACGGAATCTTTGAAGGTATGGTATTTGTCATTACTGGTTCTGTGAACCACTATGAAAACCGAAAAGCCCTTCAGGAGGCTATTGAAGCCCACGGAGGCAAGGCTACCGGTTCGGTGACCTCTAAGACAACCTATTTGATCAACAATGATACTACGTCCAATTCCTCCAAGAATAAAAAGGCAAAGGAACTTGGAGTGCCCATTATTTCAGAAGAGGATTTCATAAAAATGCTGGAGGAATAAACTATGCCGATTAAAGTACAAAAGGATTTACCTGCAAAAGCCATACTGGAAAAAGAGAATATTTTTATGATGGATGAGGACCGTGCTTTAAGCCAGGATATCCGTCCTCTTCAGATCTTGATCATTAATCTCATGCCTGTAAAGGAAGAGACAGAGACTCAGCTTCTTCGGGCCCTATCCAATACTCCGCTGCAGGTGGACTGTACCTTTTTGATGCTGGAGAGCCATACCTCCAAGAATACGTCAGCCAGCCATTTAAATAAATTTTATGTTTATTTTGATGAGGTAAAGAAAAGTAAATTCGACGGTATGATCATCACCGGTGCGCCTGTGGAGAACATGGAATTCGAAGAGGTGAATTACTGGGAAGAGTTAAAGAAGATCATGGAATGGAGCAAAACCCATGTGACCAGTACCCTCCACATCTGCTGGGGGGCCCAGGCAGGGCTTTATTACCATTATGGCATACAGAAATACAAGAGAGAGAGTAAACTGTCAGGCATTTACCGGCACAAGGTTTTGGACCGGAAGGTCCCCCTTGTCCGCAGTCTGGATGATTATGTGATGGCTCCTCATTCCCGCTATACAGAGGTAAGGAGAGAGGATATTGAGAAGCAGCCGGAGCTGGTGATTCTTGCGGAATCAAAAGAGGCCGGTATTCTTCTGGTGATGAGCCGTGACGGAAAGCAGGTATTTGTCCAGGGGCATCCGGAATACGACCGTATGACTTTAGACGGGGAATATCACCGGGATCTGGATAAGGGATTGGAGCCTGAGATTCCATGCAATTATTATGAGAATAATGATCCGGATACGGTGCCGGTGCTTAATTGGAGGAATGTAGCGAATACCATGTATGGGAACTGGCTGAATTTTTATGTATATCAGATCACGCCTTATTTGCTGGAGGTGGAGGAATAAAAATCCTTTATTTTACAAGGTTTTTAGCATTTTTAATTAATTTATTGTAATTTGAAAAGTGTCGTAAATTATCGCAGGATAACAGCATTTATCATAGAAATGGGAGTAGAAATAGGGGTAGATTCACTTGCAAAATGGGGGTAGATTTTCAAGAACAATTCAGTAATGTTTTTATCATATAAATAAGTTCTTTGTTAATTGTAATGGCACAATTGATCAAGGGCTTATTTATATTGTAAAACTGTAAAGTCATATTCCATGTATAAGAAATTCTAACTTAAAAAAGTCTGATTACCTTAAATGCCTTTACCATAATTACCCATTGTATAGATTTGGTAATATTACATATTATTATTTATATGAGACCCAATCGAATTTCAACTAAAGATGAGACTGTTCAAAGCGGCATAAAATCAGATTCCAAATATGGTAGAAGAGAGTAGTAATCAAATAAAATGTCCAACATGCGGCTCTACTAACATAGAACGTATTTCAACTGCATCCAATAGATTTTAACGAATCCAATATCTCGTATATAGGAGAACAGGAACTTATAAATCAATTAGCAATTCTTGAAACAGAAGGATTTATAACGGTTAAATTTTTGACTCCCAAGAGAGACTTGTCTTACTATATTATAATTATACTATACGATGTGACTTTGAATTATTTCGATAATAAAAAACAATCTAAAACAATTCAAAGAAATCAATGGATTCAATTTTGGATACCTGTTGGGATTTCTGCCGCAGCTCTAGTAGTGTCTATCGTAGCCTTAATAATAGGACTATAATAGAAATCATCAGTGATATAGCTGATATTAAATTTGGTATCCACCAAAACTTTTCATAAAAATTTTTCTGCAAGGTTATTTAACTCCAATCTAACTGAGCGTTTTATTTAAAAGCCGCTTATGATATTGTTAGGCGGTAGGAGAGTATAAATGCCCACACTGCATCTCCACCGACTTAAAGAAAATTTTTTTCTCAAAAGCAAGAAGTGTAGCACTTTTTTAGAATATTTGCTGTAGGTAAGGTAGGCAAACAATGGCACTGTAATAATTGTAAGTGTGATTTTAAATATTTAAAAGAGTAGGAGATTATTCCTACTCTTTCGTTAGTCTAGCGCATATCCATGCTCATCTCATAAGCCTGACAGATATTACCGCCAAAATCATACTCTGCCAATTTATTCTTCACATTTTTCTCAAATATCACCTCTGATTTAAATGGATCAAGATGAATCACTATTGCTTTTATGTATTTTTCCATCATGCTACCTCCAACTCTTTAATCTTGTATAGGAGATTAGTATCAAATTTGTCTAATACATTTTTTCTTCCATTAGTTGTATATTTGACACTGGACAAATGTCCACTTTTAGACTTCGATGTGATTACCTTGAACATACCATTGTTTATGTACTGCGTACTGATTATTCGGGCATATTTGACTGCCTCAGCCCAGAAGAACAGGAGACCTTTGGGAATTATCTTGCCCGTATGATGTCCAGGGGTGGCTAATTTGGCCTCCATCCTGTTATAATGTGATAAAACAGGATACTAAAAATTTTTTAGGTACGCTAAAATTAATTGTGCACTATGCCAAATTTTCAAATGGTATTTAAGTTACAATGTCCATTGTAGGAGTGAATCCTTAGTGATAAGATTATTATATAAAAAAATATTTAGATATAAGAGGAGTTTGCTAGTGAAAAATTCAGACATGTTTAAACGTTATGGACTGTTTATTGCAGGAGTTATATTCAGTGCATTGGGAATCAGCCTTATAACGAAAGCAGGGCTTGGTACATCACCGATTACAAGCCTTGCTTTTGTGTTGACCTTTATCTTTCCTGAGAGCCTGGGCGTATTTACAATGATGGTTAATTTTGCTATGTTTCTGCTTCAGGCAGTTCTTTTGGGAAAAACCTTCAAGAAGATCCAGCTTTTGCAACTTCCTGCCGCACTTCTGTTTTCCCTGTGCATTGACGTATGGATGTATCTGCTCTCCTTCTGGAAGATGGGAAATTATCTGGGTGAGGCTCTGATGTTGCTATTTGGCTGTGTATTCTTAGGCTTTGGAATATCACTTGAAGTGATTCCCAATGTGCTTATCCTGCCTGGAGAAGGTCTGGTAAGGGTGATAGCAGGGCTTACAGGCTGGAGGTTCGGCAGGGTTAAGACCGGATTTGACCTGAGTATTGTTATCAGTGCTGTGATTGTGTCTGTACTTGTGACAGGCAGCGTGCTGGGAATCAGGGAGGGAACAGTGATCGCTGCTCTTATTGTTGGAAGTATTTCTAACTTTTTTATAGATAAGGTATCTGGCCTGCTTGCAGGGTGGATTCCCGCTTATACCAATACAAAAGATGTCTGTCTGTAGGTGTTGTTTCTGTTGGTCCGCCGGAACCGGGTACTTCTGACGGTCTTTGCAACGCCCCTACCAATCTCTGTCGAACAAAAAGAGCCAGTCTAATGACTGACTCTAAATTTAGTTGCTAATTTTCTATTTAATTAAATATTTCAATGTAATCGATATCAGAAAATCTTAATGTAACAATAGCAGAATCATCTTTAATATGACTTGGTTCGTTTTTACAAGCTATGTTCGATTCTTTATCAAACTTTGCAAATCCACTCAACGCCAACCATGTATCGCCACCGTTTTCATCGTGATTTTTATGATGCCCAATTATGTAGTAATCTTTGCCCTTAAAATATACTTTAAGATTCGAACCCTTTTCCAAATCTAAAACATCTCTCCAAATATCATCATTTACAGTCTTATGAAATAGTTTTATCACAATATTTTTAAACCATGTTCTTTGTATAATTATCGATTTTGGTTGTGTTCTGCCATAAAGACAAAGCAAATTTAATTGAAAGTGAAATAAAGAATTATATCAACAAACCATATCAATTAAAAGAATTTTCAACGTTATTAGACCATATCAAAGGAAAGGGCGGTTTTTGCTCCGACTATAATTTGAAAAAGGATTTTTTCTGGGACTTTGATACAGGAGAGAACGGTGACTGGATGGGATTCTTTTCTATGGATAAATTAACACCTAATATGTTTTTTAAAACATAGAGAACTATTCATCGAAGACGAACAGAAAAATTTATATCAAATGGAAAATCTTTATGTTGGTTCCTATCTTGATAAGTTAATCAAAGACGCGTTATGGTAACTTTTAATCTTGTGAATCCTTCGGTAAGTCAACATATTGAAGATTGGGAAAGAGAAGTCTGGGATTATACAGAAGTGGATAATTTTATAAAAAGACTCTCATTGATATGAAATTGTAATTTTATAAGGAGAGGGCACTATGGAAATACATGTAACTGATTTTGACGGTTTCTTTCATTCTTCATATTCTGTAATAGTAACTAAAGAAGAATATGAAAATAGATGTACAAACGAACATGGATATAATTTTATAAAGCATGATGGTTTGCTTTATGTGACTGATTATCCGGAACCCGAAATTGAATATGTTAGTTGGTCGGTAATTCGTTCTGAAAAACAAATTGAAGAAGCATTCAATCCTGATAGATTTTATTTTGAGA encodes the following:
- the metA gene encoding homoserine O-acetyltransferase MetA, encoding MPIKVQKDLPAKAILEKENIFMMDEDRALSQDIRPLQILIINLMPVKEETETQLLRALSNTPLQVDCTFLMLESHTSKNTSASHLNKFYVYFDEVKKSKFDGMIITGAPVENMEFEEVNYWEELKKIMEWSKTHVTSTLHICWGAQAGLYYHYGIQKYKRESKLSGIYRHKVLDRKVPLVRSLDDYVMAPHSRYTEVRREDIEKQPELVILAESKEAGILLVMSRDGKQVFVQGHPEYDRMTLDGEYHRDLDKGLEPEIPCNYYENNDPDTVPVLNWRNVANTMYGNWLNFYVYQITPYLLEVEE
- a CDS encoding YczE/YyaS/YitT family protein, producing MKNSDMFKRYGLFIAGVIFSALGISLITKAGLGTSPITSLAFVLTFIFPESLGVFTMMVNFAMFLLQAVLLGKTFKKIQLLQLPAALLFSLCIDVWMYLLSFWKMGNYLGEALMLLFGCVFLGFGISLEVIPNVLILPGEGLVRVIAGLTGWRFGRVKTGFDLSIVISAVIVSVLVTGSVLGIREGTVIAALIVGSISNFFIDKVSGLLAGWIPAYTNTKDVCL
- the ligA gene encoding NAD-dependent DNA ligase LigA, translated to MDANISRMKELIAVLTAAGKAYYQESREIMSNFEYDRLYDELKELEEETGIILSQSPTQYVGYQALSELPKEAHETPMLSLDKTKSTESLQEWLGGQTGVLSWKLDGLTVVLSYHHGTLQKAVTRGNGEIGEVITNNAKVFSNIPLNISHQGELVLRGEAVIKYSDFNRINEEIEEVAAKYKNPRNLCSGSVRQLNNQITAKRNVNFKAFGLVTAEGVDFKNSRKEQFEWLKRQGFDVVDFKMVTKDTLPEAVEEFSKAISSYDIPSDGLVLLIDDIAYGESLGRTSKFPRNAIAFKWADEIKETKLDHIEWSPSRTGLINPVAIFDPVELEGTTVSRASVHNLSIMEALELGEGDEITVYKANMIIPQIADNLTRSKKIQIPEQCPVCGGNTEIRKVNDVKSLYCTNPDCQAKRLKGFTLFTSRDALNIDGLSEATLEKFIGAGFIREYADIFHLEQHEEVITQMEGFGKKSYDNLIRAVKKASHTTLPRLIYGLGIAGIGLANAKMLCQEFKFDFEKMRAAGEEELTAVPGIGKVLADAWITYFKEEKNNEMVNRLMSEVTIESDMEARGDGIFEGMVFVITGSVNHYENRKALQEAIEAHGGKATGSVTSKTTYLINNDTTSNSSKNKKAKELGVPIISEEDFIKMLEE
- a CDS encoding pseudouridine synthase, coding for MPKSIGQERGNMETEGIRLNKFLSEAGVCSRREADRFIEAGKVCINGQAAKTGQKVLPGQSVTVNGRTIHAGKGDNSHKEEPVLLAVHKPKGIVCTTSDKDRAPNIVDMVDYPVRIYPIGRLDKDSEGLILMTNQGTLVNKMMRSGNAHEKEYLVKVNRPITDEFIRNMKKGVFLPELNVTTRPCVIKKAGEKAFRIILTQGLNRQIRRMCGQLGFEVRMLKRLRIMNVELGELKPGAYRELSKREYHQMKEALKGSTNRSYKEQKKEISDGR